Proteins encoded by one window of Azoarcus sp. PA01:
- a CDS encoding DUF2189 domain-containing protein: MSQPEDVKLGTEEWAFPVVRDVGAGAPLHWLRSGWADFHACPIPSLFYGFCFAAMGLLVTMVFEHAYAYTVALTSGFLLLGPFLAMGLYEISRRREQGAPCALLPTLTVWKRNAGNIGIFAVVLGIVFLVWARASMVVFALFYTNEMPNLSGFLTQLLALDNLEFLLVYFGVGLIFATIVFAVSVISVPLMLDRNQDAISAMLTSVAALMRNPGAMILWAFMIAGLTVIGFMTFHLGLVVLMPIVGHASWHAYRDLVLPTAPAG, from the coding sequence ATGTCGCAGCCGGAGGATGTCAAGCTGGGGACCGAGGAGTGGGCGTTTCCCGTTGTCCGGGACGTCGGAGCGGGGGCACCGCTGCACTGGCTCAGGAGCGGCTGGGCGGATTTCCATGCCTGCCCGATACCGAGCCTGTTCTACGGATTCTGCTTTGCCGCCATGGGATTGCTCGTCACGATGGTTTTCGAGCACGCCTACGCGTACACGGTCGCGCTCACGTCGGGCTTTCTCCTCCTAGGACCGTTTCTCGCGATGGGTCTGTACGAGATCAGCCGGCGACGCGAGCAAGGCGCGCCCTGCGCGCTCCTCCCGACCCTGACGGTGTGGAAGCGCAACGCCGGCAACATCGGCATTTTCGCGGTCGTGCTGGGCATCGTGTTCCTCGTCTGGGCGCGCGCGTCGATGGTCGTATTCGCGCTGTTCTACACCAACGAGATGCCGAACCTGTCCGGTTTCCTGACGCAGTTGCTGGCCCTCGACAACCTTGAGTTCCTGCTCGTGTATTTCGGCGTCGGCCTGATCTTTGCGACGATCGTGTTCGCCGTCAGCGTGATTTCCGTGCCGTTGATGCTCGACCGCAACCAGGACGCGATCTCGGCGATGTTGACGAGCGTCGCGGCCTTGATGCGCAACCCGGGCGCGATGATTCTCTGGGCGTTCATGATCGCCGGCCTGACGGTGATCGGATTCATGACCTTCCATCTCGGACTGGTGGTGCTGATGCCGATCGTCGGCCACGCAAGCTGGCACGCGTATCGCGACCTCGTGCTACCGACCGCTCCGGCCGGCTGA
- a CDS encoding cation diffusion facilitator family transporter: MTAIHDHAHHRHGDTLHPDGRPNRALPWALAMTLGFAAVEAIAGWWSGSLALLGDAGHMLTDSLALALATAASILARRPSSPRHTYGLRRVETLAGMLNGLFMLFVVALIAWHAIERLITPQPVEAGTVIGVATLGLAINVIVAWMLSHGDADLNTRAALLHVFGDLLGSVAALTSGIVIHYTGWYPADPLLSMLICGLILASTLKLLRVATHTLLEGVPDNLSLAAIGQAMAEVEGVHSIHDLHVWSLDSNHVALSAHVVLHSSHAWPTTLVALQRLLADQFGIDHATLQPEPLPGRIVTFSSRPPAPNSNTPRGPH; this comes from the coding sequence ATGACGGCGATCCACGATCACGCGCACCACCGGCACGGCGACACCCTCCATCCCGACGGGCGCCCCAACCGCGCCTTGCCCTGGGCGCTCGCGATGACCCTGGGTTTCGCCGCAGTCGAAGCCATCGCAGGCTGGTGGTCAGGTTCGCTAGCGCTGCTCGGCGATGCCGGACACATGCTCACCGACAGCCTCGCGCTGGCCCTGGCGACTGCAGCGAGCATATTGGCCCGCCGTCCCTCCAGCCCCCGCCACACCTATGGACTGCGCCGCGTCGAGACGCTCGCAGGGATGCTCAACGGACTGTTCATGCTGTTCGTCGTGGCGCTGATCGCATGGCACGCGATCGAGCGCCTGATCACGCCGCAACCGGTCGAGGCCGGCACGGTGATCGGCGTCGCCACGCTCGGGCTGGCGATCAACGTGATCGTCGCGTGGATGTTGTCGCACGGCGACGCCGATCTGAACACGCGCGCCGCGCTGCTTCACGTGTTCGGGGACCTGCTCGGGTCTGTCGCCGCACTCACGTCCGGGATCGTGATCCATTACACCGGCTGGTACCCGGCCGACCCCCTGCTGTCGATGCTGATCTGCGGGCTGATCCTCGCCTCGACGCTGAAACTGCTTCGCGTCGCCACCCACACGCTGCTCGAAGGTGTGCCGGACAATCTCTCTCTGGCGGCGATCGGCCAGGCGATGGCGGAAGTCGAAGGCGTGCATTCGATTCACGACCTGCATGTGTGGAGCCTCGACTCGAACCATGTCGCACTTTCGGCGCATGTCGTCCTGCACTCATCGCATGCCTGGCCGACAACCCTCGTTGCGCTGCAACGGCTCCTCGCCGACCAGTTCGGCATCGACCATGCAACGCTCCAACCTGAACCCTTGCCGGGCCGGATCGTCACCTTTTCGTCGCGCCCCCCCGCCCCAAACTCGAACACGCCCCGCGGACCGCACTGA
- a CDS encoding endonuclease/exonuclease/phosphatase family protein — MRIVSWNIQWGRGADGRVDLARTVAAIHDIGDAEVICLQEVAQNFPGLEGGNREDEVALLAAAFPGHEAIYGAGIDVPDGAGGRARFGNLMLSRLEIGPVFRHLLPCPADPGQPAMQRCCVEAVLQAPWGPVRVLTTHLEYYSARQRAAQVAMVRALQKEVAGHVDAGPAGREASPAFAAGRGPLAAVVCGDFNCEPGSGAYTLMAAEIALHVPPWRDAWRVKHGSRAHDPTVGLHGAEWPGRTYCCDYAWVSEDLAARVAQVEVYAATAASDHQPLVLELND; from the coding sequence ATGCGCATTGTTTCGTGGAACATTCAATGGGGCCGCGGCGCGGACGGGCGCGTCGATCTGGCGCGGACCGTCGCCGCGATCCATGACATCGGCGACGCGGAAGTGATCTGCCTGCAGGAAGTGGCGCAGAATTTCCCCGGTCTCGAAGGCGGCAACCGCGAAGACGAAGTGGCGCTCCTGGCTGCCGCGTTCCCCGGCCATGAAGCGATCTATGGGGCGGGCATCGATGTGCCCGATGGGGCCGGCGGACGGGCGCGTTTCGGCAACCTGATGCTGTCGCGCCTGGAGATCGGCCCCGTGTTCCGGCATCTGCTTCCGTGCCCTGCCGACCCTGGGCAGCCCGCGATGCAGCGCTGCTGCGTCGAGGCCGTCCTGCAGGCGCCGTGGGGCCCCGTCCGCGTCCTGACGACGCATCTCGAATACTATTCCGCGCGACAGCGCGCGGCGCAGGTGGCGATGGTGCGCGCGCTGCAGAAGGAGGTTGCCGGACATGTCGACGCCGGCCCAGCCGGGCGGGAGGCCAGCCCGGCTTTTGCCGCGGGGCGCGGGCCCTTGGCTGCGGTCGTCTGCGGGGACTTCAACTGCGAGCCGGGATCCGGCGCCTACACGTTGATGGCGGCCGAGATCGCGTTACACGTCCCGCCGTGGCGGGACGCTTGGCGCGTCAAGCATGGCAGCCGTGCACATGACCCGACGGTCGGCCTTCACGGGGCCGAATGGCCGGGGCGAACCTATTGCTGCGATTACGCCTGGGTGTCGGAGGATCTCGCCGCCCGTGTCGCGCAGGTCGAAGTGTACGCCGCGACTGCGGCGTCCGACCACCAGCCGCTGGTGCTCGAGCTGAACGATTGA